The following are from one region of the Bradyrhizobium sediminis genome:
- a CDS encoding HesA/MoeB/ThiF family protein, with the protein MLSAEELERYARHIVLREVGGPGQAALKEASVLVIGAGGLGAPALMYLAAAGVGTLGAVDDDIVSLSNLQRQIIHTTPDIGRLKVDSAAGQIYALNPHVRFAAHATRLAADNAMELIGSYDLVLDGSDNFETRYLVSDACFLAAKPLITAALGMFDGSLTTIRAHETNAEGEFNPTYRCLFPEPPPPGTVPACAEAGVMGALAGVLGSMMALEAIREIVGFGEGLVGRLLMVDARAMRFETLRYKRDPANPLNGDAPVITDLSGYLSGDL; encoded by the coding sequence ATGCTGAGCGCCGAGGAACTCGAACGATACGCCCGCCACATCGTGCTGCGGGAGGTCGGCGGCCCCGGCCAGGCCGCCCTCAAGGAAGCATCCGTGCTGGTGATCGGGGCCGGCGGTCTCGGCGCGCCCGCGCTGATGTACCTAGCTGCGGCCGGCGTCGGCACGCTCGGCGCGGTCGACGACGACATCGTGTCGCTGTCCAATCTGCAGCGCCAGATCATCCACACCACGCCTGATATCGGCAGGCTGAAGGTCGACAGCGCCGCCGGGCAGATCTACGCGCTCAATCCCCATGTCAGGTTTGCCGCGCACGCCACGCGGCTTGCCGCCGACAATGCGATGGAACTGATCGGCAGCTACGATCTGGTGCTCGACGGTTCCGACAATTTCGAAACCCGCTATCTGGTGTCGGATGCGTGTTTCCTCGCCGCCAAGCCGCTGATCACGGCGGCGCTCGGCATGTTCGACGGATCGCTGACCACGATTCGTGCACACGAGACCAACGCCGAAGGCGAGTTCAACCCGACCTATCGCTGCCTGTTCCCCGAACCGCCGCCGCCGGGCACGGTGCCGGCCTGCGCCGAGGCCGGCGTAATGGGTGCGCTCGCGGGGGTCTTGGGATCGATGATGGCGCTGGAGGCGATCCGCGAGATCGTCGGCTTCGGCGAGGGACTGGTCGGCCGCCTCTTGATGGTGGACGCGCGCGCCATGCGGTTCGAAACCCTGCGCTATAAGCGCGATCCCGCCAACCCGCTCAACGGCGATGCGCCTGTCATTACCGATTTGAGCGGCTATCTGAGCGGCGATCTCTGA
- the pnp gene encoding polyribonucleotide nucleotidyltransferase gives MFNIHSVEIDWGGRPLRLETGKIARQADGAVVATYGETVVLATVVAAKTAREGVDFLPLTVDYIEKTYAAGRIPGGYFKREGRPTEKETLVSRLIDRPIRPLFVDGWRNETQVIVTVLSHDMENDPDILALVAASAALTISGAPFKGPIGAARVGFINDEYVLNPTLDEMVETQLDLVVAGTADAVLMVESEAKELNEDIMLGAVMFGHRHFQPVVNAIIELAEKAAKEPRDVKIVDESVLEKEILGLIETDLRAAYAIPVKQDRYAAVGKAKEKVMAHYFPEGQEPKYDKLRIAGVFKELEAKIVRWNILDTGKRIDGRDSKTVRNIVAEVGVLPRAHGSALFTRGETQAMVVTTLGTGEDEQYIDSLSGTYKEQFLLHYNFPPYSVGETGRMGGTKRREIGHGKLAWRAIHPVLPPHHEFPYTVRVVSEITESNGSSSMASVCGASLSLMDAGVPLKRPTAGIAMGLILEGSRFAVLSDILGDEDHLGDMDFKVAGTEAGITSLQMDIKIAGITEEIMRVALGQARDGRIHILGEMSKALTAARAELGEYAPRIETFKIPTDKIREVIGTGGKVIREIVEKTGAKVNIDDDGTVKVASADGESIKAAIKWIKSIASDPEIGQIYDGTVVKVMEFGAFVNFFGAKDGLVHISQLAASRVQKTSDVVKEGDKVKVKLLGFDDRGKTRLSMKAVDQVTGEDLEAKQKAEGVSAAE, from the coding sequence ATGTTCAATATTCATTCAGTCGAAATCGACTGGGGTGGCCGTCCCCTCAGGCTTGAAACCGGCAAGATCGCCCGTCAGGCCGACGGCGCCGTCGTCGCCACCTATGGCGAGACCGTCGTGCTCGCCACCGTCGTCGCTGCGAAGACGGCCCGAGAGGGTGTCGACTTCCTGCCGCTGACCGTCGATTACATCGAGAAGACCTACGCCGCGGGCCGCATTCCCGGCGGCTATTTCAAGCGCGAGGGCCGGCCGACCGAGAAGGAGACGCTGGTCTCCCGCCTGATCGATCGCCCGATCCGTCCTCTGTTCGTCGACGGCTGGCGCAACGAGACCCAGGTCATCGTCACCGTGCTCTCGCATGACATGGAGAACGATCCCGACATTCTGGCGCTGGTTGCCGCCTCCGCGGCGCTGACCATTTCCGGCGCGCCGTTCAAGGGTCCGATCGGCGCCGCCCGGGTCGGCTTCATCAACGACGAATACGTGCTCAACCCGACGCTCGACGAAATGGTCGAAACCCAGCTCGACCTCGTGGTCGCCGGCACCGCCGACGCCGTGCTGATGGTGGAATCGGAAGCCAAGGAACTCAACGAAGATATCATGCTCGGCGCCGTGATGTTTGGACACCGGCATTTCCAGCCGGTGGTCAACGCGATCATCGAGCTCGCCGAGAAGGCCGCCAAGGAGCCGCGCGACGTCAAGATCGTCGACGAGAGCGTGCTGGAGAAGGAAATCCTGGGGCTGATCGAAACCGATCTGCGCGCCGCCTACGCCATTCCGGTCAAGCAGGATCGCTACGCCGCGGTCGGCAAGGCCAAGGAAAAGGTGATGGCCCACTACTTCCCCGAAGGCCAGGAGCCGAAATACGACAAGCTGCGCATCGCCGGCGTGTTCAAGGAGCTCGAGGCCAAGATCGTTCGCTGGAACATCCTCGACACCGGCAAGCGCATCGACGGCCGCGATTCCAAGACCGTGCGCAACATCGTCGCCGAAGTCGGCGTGCTGCCCCGCGCCCACGGTTCGGCGCTGTTCACCCGCGGCGAAACCCAGGCGATGGTGGTGACCACGCTCGGCACCGGCGAGGACGAGCAGTACATCGACTCGTTGTCAGGGACCTACAAGGAGCAGTTCCTGCTGCACTACAACTTCCCTCCCTACTCGGTCGGTGAAACCGGGCGCATGGGCGGCACCAAGCGGCGTGAAATCGGCCACGGCAAGCTTGCCTGGCGCGCGATCCACCCCGTGCTGCCGCCGCATCACGAATTCCCCTACACGGTGCGCGTGGTCTCGGAAATCACCGAGTCGAACGGATCGTCGTCGATGGCGTCGGTCTGCGGCGCCTCGCTGTCGCTGATGGATGCCGGCGTTCCCCTGAAGCGGCCGACGGCGGGCATCGCCATGGGTCTCATTCTGGAAGGCTCGCGCTTCGCCGTGCTGTCCGACATCCTCGGTGACGAGGATCATCTCGGCGACATGGACTTCAAGGTGGCCGGCACCGAAGCGGGCATCACCTCGCTGCAGATGGACATCAAGATCGCCGGCATCACCGAGGAGATCATGAGGGTCGCGCTCGGCCAGGCCAGGGACGGACGCATCCACATCCTCGGCGAAATGTCGAAGGCCCTGACCGCTGCGCGCGCCGAACTCGGCGAGTACGCACCGCGCATCGAGACCTTCAAGATCCCGACCGACAAGATCCGTGAAGTGATCGGCACCGGCGGCAAGGTGATCCGCGAGATCGTCGAGAAGACCGGCGCCAAGGTCAACATCGACGACGACGGCACCGTAAAGGTCGCTTCCGCCGACGGCGAATCGATCAAGGCCGCGATCAAGTGGATCAAGTCGATCGCCTCCGATCCGGAGATCGGCCAGATCTATGACGGCACCGTGGTCAAGGTGATGGAGTTCGGCGCGTTCGTGAACTTCTTCGGCGCCAAGGACGGCCTCGTCCACATCAGCCAGCTCGCAGCCAGCCGCGTGCAGAAGACCTCCGACGTCGTCAAGGAAGGCGACAAGGTCAAGGTCAAGCTGCTCGGCTTCGACGACCGCGGCAAGACGCGTCTGTCGATGAAGGCGGTCGATCAGGTGACCGGCGAGGACCTCGAGGCCAAGCAGAAGGCTGAGGGCGTCAGCGCCGCCGAGTAG
- a CDS encoding superoxide dismutase, translated as MPSLSRRRFFSAAAGAAAVAAMPRLVFAQAAAPAAAGPFTVPPLGYAFNAFEPHIDARTMEIHHDRHHAAYVGNLNNLAKANPQLGTRAITDVLGNLNALNDDIKFAVRNNLGGHANHTMFWEIMGPNGGKPEGEVLAAIDKDLGGLEKFQNDFNAAGGRQFGSGWVFVTVTKDGKLAIETRPNQDSPIMDGRRVLMGNDVWEHAYYLNYQNRRADYLKAWWNTVNWSKIAERYAAAKAGTLGV; from the coding sequence ATGCCGTCATTATCGCGCCGTCGTTTTTTCAGTGCGGCCGCGGGCGCGGCCGCCGTCGCGGCCATGCCGCGCCTGGTATTCGCGCAAGCCGCAGCACCCGCCGCGGCCGGACCTTTCACGGTTCCGCCGCTCGGCTATGCCTTCAATGCATTCGAACCCCACATCGACGCCAGGACCATGGAAATCCACCATGACCGGCATCATGCCGCCTATGTCGGCAACCTCAACAATCTCGCCAAGGCCAATCCGCAGCTCGGCACCCGCGCCATTACCGACGTGCTCGGCAACCTGAACGCCCTGAACGACGACATCAAATTCGCTGTTCGTAACAACCTCGGCGGCCACGCCAACCACACCATGTTCTGGGAGATCATGGGACCGAATGGCGGCAAGCCGGAGGGCGAGGTGCTGGCCGCGATCGATAAGGACCTCGGCGGCCTGGAAAAATTCCAGAACGACTTCAACGCCGCGGGCGGACGCCAGTTCGGCTCGGGCTGGGTGTTCGTGACCGTCACCAAGGACGGCAAGCTCGCGATCGAGACCCGTCCGAACCAGGACAGCCCGATCATGGACGGCAGGCGCGTCCTGATGGGCAACGACGTCTGGGAGCACGCCTATTATCTCAACTACCAGAACCGCCGCGCCGATTACCTCAAGGCGTGGTGGAACACGGTGAACTGGAGCAAGATCGCCGAGCGCTACGCCGCCGCGAAGGCCGGCACGCTGGGGGTGTGA
- a CDS encoding SH3 domain-containing protein, translating into MALGRFGSVVVLAAALLGASVSAGFSAKDSAVTTSGLPLPRYVSLKSDHVNVRAGPTKDNDVAWVYTRSGLPVEITAEFENWRRVRDSEGAEGWVYHSLLSGRRTAVITMKTKDELAPLYDRADPASAVAARLQAGVVAQVKKCAAGWCRVTGNGFDGWIEQQRLWGVYADEKVE; encoded by the coding sequence ATGGCGTTGGGGCGTTTTGGTTCAGTGGTGGTGCTCGCGGCCGCGTTGCTCGGCGCGTCGGTCAGCGCCGGATTTTCGGCCAAGGATTCCGCCGTCACGACCAGCGGCTTGCCGCTGCCGCGCTATGTCAGCCTCAAATCCGATCATGTGAACGTCAGGGCCGGCCCGACCAAGGACAACGATGTCGCCTGGGTCTACACCCGCTCGGGCCTGCCGGTGGAGATCACCGCCGAATTCGAGAACTGGCGCCGGGTCCGGGATTCCGAGGGCGCCGAGGGCTGGGTCTATCACTCGCTGCTGTCGGGCCGACGCACCGCCGTCATCACCATGAAGACCAAGGACGAACTTGCGCCGCTCTACGATCGCGCCGATCCGGCCTCCGCCGTTGCCGCCCGCCTGCAGGCCGGCGTCGTCGCCCAGGTCAAGAAGTGCGCGGCCGGCTGGTGCCGCGTCACCGGCAACGGTTTTGACGGCTGGATCGAGCAGCAGCGGTTGTGGGGTGTCTACGCCGACGAGAAGGTGGAGTGA
- the fabB gene encoding beta-ketoacyl-ACP synthase I has product MRRVVITGMGIVSSIGNNTQEVLASLHEAKSGITRADKYAELGFRSQIQGKPTLDPAGVIDRRAMRFLGEGAAWNHVAMEQAILDSGLEPTEVSNIRTGIIMGSGGPSARTIVEAADITRTKGPKRVGPFAVPKAMSSTASATLATWFKIKGVNYSISSACATSNHCIGNAYETIQIGKQDIIFAGGCEELDWSLSVLFDAMGAMSSKYNDTPATASRPYDVSRDGFVIAGGAGVVVLEEFEHAKARGAKIYGEIVGYGATSDGYDMVAPSGEGAERCMRMAMATVDTRIDYINPHATSTPAGDPPEIEAIRKVFGTGDKCPPISATKALTGHSLGATGVQEAIYSLLMMQNGFICESANITELDPVFADMPIVRKRIDNARLGTVLSNSFGFGGTNATLVFKRMDA; this is encoded by the coding sequence ATGAGGCGGGTTGTCATCACGGGGATGGGCATCGTCTCGTCCATCGGAAACAACACCCAGGAAGTACTGGCAAGCCTGCACGAGGCGAAGTCCGGAATCACGCGCGCGGACAAATATGCCGAGCTCGGTTTCCGCTCCCAGATACAGGGTAAGCCCACGCTCGATCCGGCCGGCGTCATCGATCGCCGCGCGATGCGCTTCCTCGGCGAGGGGGCGGCGTGGAATCACGTCGCGATGGAGCAGGCGATCCTGGATTCCGGCCTCGAGCCCACGGAGGTTTCCAACATTCGCACCGGCATCATCATGGGCTCCGGCGGACCGTCGGCGCGCACCATCGTGGAAGCCGCCGACATCACCCGCACCAAGGGGCCGAAGCGGGTCGGGCCGTTCGCGGTGCCGAAGGCAATGTCGTCGACGGCGTCGGCGACGCTCGCCACCTGGTTCAAGATCAAGGGCGTGAACTATTCGATCTCGTCGGCCTGCGCGACGTCGAACCATTGCATCGGCAACGCCTACGAAACCATCCAGATCGGCAAGCAGGACATTATTTTCGCCGGCGGCTGCGAGGAACTCGACTGGTCGCTGTCGGTGCTGTTCGACGCGATGGGCGCGATGTCGTCGAAATACAACGATACGCCCGCGACCGCTTCGCGCCCCTATGACGTCAGCCGCGACGGTTTTGTGATCGCCGGCGGCGCCGGCGTGGTCGTGCTCGAGGAATTCGAGCATGCCAAGGCGCGCGGCGCGAAAATCTACGGCGAAATCGTCGGCTATGGCGCCACCTCGGACGGTTACGACATGGTGGCGCCGTCGGGCGAGGGCGCCGAGCGCTGCATGAGAATGGCGATGGCCACGGTCGACACCAGGATCGACTACATCAACCCGCACGCGACCTCGACGCCGGCAGGCGATCCGCCGGAGATCGAGGCGATCCGCAAGGTGTTCGGCACCGGCGACAAGTGCCCGCCGATTTCGGCGACCAAGGCGCTGACCGGGCATTCCCTCGGCGCCACCGGCGTGCAGGAGGCGATCTATTCGCTGCTGATGATGCAAAACGGCTTCATCTGCGAAAGCGCCAACATCACCGAACTCGATCCCGTGTTCGCCGACATGCCGATCGTGCGCAAGCGCATCGATAACGCCAGGCTCGGCACCGTGCTGTCGAATTCCTTCGGCTTCGGCGGCACTAACGCCACACTGGTGTTCAAGCGGATGGATGCGTAA
- the irrA gene encoding iron response transcriptional regulator IrrA: MSLDASILNDDAVSPAARNAGHQPALTGCPWHDVNEMLQAAGLRPTRQRMALGWLLFGKGARHLTAEMLYEEATLAKVPVSLATVYNTLNQLTDAGLLRQVSVDGTKTYFDTNVTAHHHFYLENNHELVDIPDPHLVLQKMPEVPEGYEIARVDMVVRLRKKR; encoded by the coding sequence ATGAGCCTCGACGCTTCGATTTTGAATGATGACGCCGTCAGTCCCGCGGCCCGCAATGCGGGCCACCAGCCGGCGCTGACCGGCTGCCCCTGGCACGACGTCAATGAAATGCTGCAGGCCGCCGGGCTCCGCCCGACCCGTCAGCGCATGGCGCTGGGCTGGCTGCTGTTCGGCAAGGGCGCGCGCCACCTCACCGCGGAAATGCTTTACGAGGAAGCCACCCTCGCCAAGGTCCCGGTGTCCCTCGCCACTGTCTACAACACGCTCAATCAGCTCACCGATGCCGGCTTGCTGCGCCAGGTCAGCGTCGACGGCACCAAGACCTATTTCGACACCAACGTGACGGCGCATCACCACTTCTATCTCGAAAACAACCACGAACTGGTCGACATTCCGGATCCGCATCTGGTGCTGCAGAAGATGCCGGAAGTGCCCGAAGGCTACGAGATTGCCCGCGTCGACATGGTCGTGCGGCTGCGCAAGAAGCGCTGA
- the fabA gene encoding bifunctional 3-hydroxydecanoyl-ACP dehydratase/trans-2-decenoyl-ACP isomerase: MLDRRGSYEYEDLLACGRGEMFGPGNAQLPLPPMLMFDRITEISETGGEYGKGIVRAELDVNPDLWFFACHFKNDPVMPGCLGLDALWQMVGFYLGWTGGEGRGRALGLSELKFSGQVMPNVRKIVYNVDIKRVMRLKLWLGIADGWLSADGEIIYRAKDLRVGLLKQGTTLPGA; this comes from the coding sequence ATGCTGGATCGACGCGGCAGTTACGAATACGAGGATCTGCTGGCGTGCGGCCGCGGCGAGATGTTCGGCCCCGGCAACGCCCAATTGCCGCTGCCGCCGATGCTGATGTTCGATCGGATCACCGAAATCTCCGAAACCGGCGGGGAATACGGCAAGGGCATCGTTCGGGCCGAGCTCGACGTGAACCCGGATCTCTGGTTCTTCGCCTGCCATTTCAAGAACGACCCCGTCATGCCGGGGTGCCTGGGCCTAGACGCCCTCTGGCAGATGGTCGGCTTTTATCTCGGCTGGACCGGCGGCGAGGGGCGGGGCCGGGCATTGGGCCTCAGCGAGCTGAAGTTTTCCGGCCAGGTGATGCCGAACGTCCGCAAGATTGTGTACAACGTCGACATCAAGCGCGTGATGCGCCTAAAGCTCTGGCTGGGCATCGCCGACGGCTGGCTTTCGGCTGATGGCGAGATTATCTATCGCGCCAAGGATTTGAGGGTGGGGCTCTTGAAGCAGGGTACCACATTGCCGGGAGCGTAG
- a CDS encoding serine protease — protein MRSLLTATLMVVAIGTAASAQMTPPSTAGAKPKQVTTVPIRPAVQTPADTAKAMAQAERLAIQSDLAWVGDYNGAITGEVSERMVAAIKAFQKARGGKQTGVLNPQERGILAETAKRRQDNVGWKIVTDAGTGVRLGVPAKLVPQQSSDANGAKWTSPTGTVQIQLARSKVASPSTAKLAEQEKKEPAGRKVDYTVVKPDFFVLSGMQGLKKFYVRGAFKGDEVRILTILYDQAVEGTVEPVVIAMSSAFNPFPAGAQIAGPPPRKTVEYGTGIVVSGDGAILADRQVTDSCLTIAIAGHGNADRVAEDKDRDLALLRIYGARGLQPLNLANGAAKSGVELTGIADPQNQGGAAAVSSVKASIAPAGNGSDLALSPAPALGFSGAAALDTEGKFAGIALLKPVVVAGPTNGAAAAQAALVPADVVRDFLKANGVNAAGGSSDAKAAVVRVICVRK, from the coding sequence ATGAGATCGCTGCTGACGGCAACATTGATGGTCGTGGCGATCGGGACTGCCGCGAGTGCGCAGATGACGCCGCCGTCCACCGCGGGCGCCAAGCCGAAACAGGTCACGACCGTGCCGATCCGGCCCGCGGTGCAGACCCCGGCCGATACCGCCAAAGCGATGGCGCAGGCGGAGCGGCTGGCGATCCAGTCCGACCTCGCCTGGGTCGGCGATTACAATGGTGCGATCACGGGCGAAGTCAGCGAGCGAATGGTCGCCGCCATCAAGGCCTTTCAGAAGGCCCGTGGCGGCAAGCAGACCGGCGTGCTCAATCCGCAGGAGCGCGGCATCCTCGCCGAGACCGCGAAGCGGCGGCAGGACAATGTCGGCTGGAAGATCGTCACCGATGCCGGCACCGGCGTGCGGCTTGGGGTGCCCGCGAAACTGGTGCCGCAGCAATCCAGTGACGCCAATGGCGCCAAATGGACCTCCCCCACCGGCACCGTGCAGATCCAGCTTGCGCGGAGCAAGGTAGCAAGCCCTTCCACCGCAAAGCTCGCCGAGCAGGAAAAGAAGGAGCCCGCCGGACGCAAGGTGGATTACACCGTGGTCAAGCCGGACTTCTTCGTGCTGTCGGGCATGCAGGGCCTGAAGAAATTCTACGTGCGCGGAGCGTTCAAGGGCGACGAGGTCCGCATCCTCACCATCCTGTACGACCAGGCCGTCGAAGGCACCGTGGAGCCGGTGGTGATCGCGATGTCGAGCGCCTTCAACCCGTTCCCGGCGGGCGCGCAGATCGCGGGCCCGCCGCCGCGCAAGACGGTCGAATACGGCACCGGCATCGTCGTCAGCGGCGACGGCGCCATCCTTGCCGACCGTCAGGTCACCGACAGCTGTCTCACGATCGCAATCGCCGGCCACGGCAACGCGGATCGCGTCGCCGAGGACAAGGACCGCGATCTCGCGCTGCTGCGGATCTATGGCGCGCGCGGATTGCAGCCGCTCAACCTCGCCAATGGTGCGGCGAAATCAGGCGTCGAACTGACGGGGATTGCCGATCCGCAGAATCAGGGTGGTGCGGCGGCCGTGAGCAGCGTCAAGGCCTCGATCGCACCGGCCGGCAATGGCAGCGATCTCGCGCTGTCGCCGGCGCCGGCGCTGGGCTTTTCGGGTGCCGCGGCGCTCGATACGGAAGGCAAGTTCGCCGGCATCGCGCTGTTGAAACCGGTGGTGGTGGCGGGACCGACCAATGGCGCGGCTGCGGCGCAGGCGGCGCTGGTGCCAGCCGATGTTGTGCGCGACTTTCTCAAAGCCAACGGCGTCAATGCGGCAGGCGGCTCATCGGACGCCAAGGCGGCCGTGGTGCGCGTGATCTGCGTAAGGAAGTAA
- a CDS encoding 2-hydroxyacid dehydrogenase, with protein MSVKKKPLVVVTRKLPDSIETRMRELFDARLNLDDTALTPEQIAEAVRTADVLVPTVTDEITEEILKQPDCKLRLIANFGNGVDNIDVLAAHARGITVTNTPKVLTEDTADMTMALILAVPRRLVEGASILTEGKNWPGWSPTWMLGHRIGGKRLGIIGMGRIGQALARRARAFGLQIHYHNRRPVAPVIADELGATYWESLDQMLARMDIISVNCPHTPATFHLLSARRLKLIRKDAYIVNTARGEVIDEDTLIKLIEAGEIAGAGLDVFENEPAVSPKLVRLAKAGKVTLLPHMGSATIEGRVEMGEKVIINIRTFLDNHKPPDRVLPSML; from the coding sequence ATGTCGGTTAAGAAAAAGCCTCTCGTTGTCGTCACGCGCAAGCTGCCGGACTCGATCGAGACCCGGATGCGCGAGCTGTTCGATGCCCGGCTCAATCTCGACGATACGGCGCTGACGCCGGAGCAGATCGCCGAGGCGGTGCGGACCGCCGACGTGCTGGTGCCCACCGTCACCGACGAGATCACCGAGGAGATTCTCAAGCAGCCCGACTGCAAGCTGCGGCTGATCGCCAATTTCGGCAACGGCGTCGACAATATCGATGTCCTTGCGGCGCATGCGCGCGGCATCACCGTGACCAACACGCCGAAGGTTTTGACCGAAGACACCGCGGACATGACCATGGCGCTGATTCTGGCGGTGCCGCGGCGGCTGGTCGAGGGCGCCTCGATCCTCACCGAGGGCAAGAACTGGCCGGGCTGGTCGCCGACCTGGATGCTCGGCCATCGCATCGGCGGCAAACGGCTCGGCATCATCGGCATGGGCCGCATCGGCCAGGCGCTGGCGCGCCGGGCGCGCGCCTTCGGCCTGCAGATCCACTATCACAACCGCCGCCCGGTTGCGCCGGTCATCGCCGACGAATTGGGCGCGACCTATTGGGAAAGCCTCGACCAGATGCTGGCGCGGATGGACATCATCTCGGTGAACTGTCCGCACACGCCGGCCACCTTTCATCTCTTGTCAGCGCGGCGGCTGAAACTGATCCGCAAGGACGCCTATATCGTCAACACCGCGCGCGGCGAGGTGATCGACGAAGACACCCTGATCAAGCTGATTGAAGCCGGCGAGATCGCCGGCGCCGGCCTCGACGTGTTCGAGAACGAGCCCGCGGTCAGTCCGAAGCTGGTGCGGCTGGCCAAGGCCGGCAAGGTGACGCTGCTGCCGCATATGGGCTCGGCGACCATCGAAGGCCGCGTCGAGATGGGCGAGAAGGTGATCATCAACATCCGGACCTTCCTCGACAATCACAAGCCGCCGGACCGGGTATTGCCGAGCATGCTGTGA
- a CDS encoding glutathione S-transferase family protein, with translation MIKLYWSPRSRSFSGIWLLEESGLPYQRVLTDITTGAQKSPEFLAINPMGKVPALQDGEAALGEAAAICAYVADRYPETRLAPGPADPLRAKYLQWLFFSPACIEPALIQIFTKIDVPTSTAAWGSAAQVFDVLDAALAKGPWILGETFSAADIMIGSGLNFAVRLFKMVPSRPSFDAYIARCVERPAFQRAEKVAAG, from the coding sequence ATGATAAAGCTCTATTGGTCGCCGCGCTCGCGTTCGTTTTCCGGGATATGGCTGCTGGAGGAAAGCGGGCTGCCGTATCAGCGGGTGCTGACCGACATCACGACCGGCGCGCAGAAGTCGCCCGAATTCCTCGCCATCAACCCGATGGGCAAGGTGCCGGCGCTGCAGGACGGCGAGGCCGCGCTCGGGGAAGCCGCGGCGATCTGCGCCTATGTCGCCGACCGCTATCCCGAGACCAGGCTGGCGCCCGGCCCGGCCGATCCGCTGCGTGCGAAATACCTGCAATGGCTGTTCTTTTCGCCTGCTTGCATCGAGCCGGCGCTGATCCAGATCTTCACCAAGATCGACGTGCCGACCAGCACCGCCGCGTGGGGAAGCGCCGCGCAGGTCTTCGACGTCCTCGACGCCGCGCTCGCCAAGGGCCCCTGGATCCTCGGCGAAACCTTCTCGGCCGCGGATATCATGATCGGCTCGGGGCTGAATTTCGCGGTGCGGCTGTTCAAGATGGTGCCGTCGCGGCCGTCGTTCGACGCCTATATCGCGCGGTGCGTGGAGCGCCCGGCGTTCCAGCGTGCCGAGAAGGTCGCGGCGGGGTAA
- the fabI gene encoding enoyl-ACP reductase FabI: MQDLMKGKRGLIMGVANDHSIAWGIAKAVAAQGAELAFTFQGEAQAKRVKPLAQSLGVDTVLPSDVEDIASVDSVFEALRAKWGRLDFLVHAIGFSDKNELKGRYADTSRENFSRTMLISCFSFTEIAKRAAELMPESGGSMITLTFGASMRAMPNYNVMGVAKAALESSVRYLAFDFGARGIRVNAISAGPIRTLAGSGIGEARAMFGFMQKHSPLGRGVTLDELGGSALYLLSDLSGGVTGEIHYVDSGYNIVLMPRPDELKAE, encoded by the coding sequence ATGCAGGACCTGATGAAGGGCAAGCGCGGGCTGATCATGGGCGTCGCCAATGATCATTCGATTGCCTGGGGCATTGCCAAAGCGGTGGCGGCGCAGGGCGCCGAGCTTGCCTTTACCTTTCAGGGCGAGGCGCAAGCCAAGCGCGTCAAGCCGCTGGCGCAGTCGCTTGGCGTCGACACCGTGCTGCCTAGCGATGTCGAGGACATTGCCAGCGTCGATTCGGTCTTCGAGGCGTTGCGGGCGAAATGGGGACGGCTGGATTTTCTGGTTCACGCCATCGGCTTCTCGGACAAGAATGAGCTGAAGGGCCGCTACGCCGACACCAGCCGCGAGAATTTTTCGCGCACCATGCTGATCTCCTGCTTTTCGTTCACCGAGATTGCCAAGCGCGCCGCCGAGCTGATGCCGGAATCCGGCGGCAGCATGATCACGCTGACCTTCGGCGCCTCGATGCGGGCAATGCCGAACTACAACGTGATGGGCGTGGCGAAAGCCGCGCTGGAATCCTCCGTGCGCTATCTCGCTTTCGACTTCGGCGCACGCGGCATCCGCGTCAACGCGATTTCCGCCGGTCCGATCCGCACGCTCGCCGGCTCCGGCATTGGCGAGGCGCGCGCGATGTTTGGCTTTATGCAAAAGCATTCGCCGCTCGGCCGCGGCGTGACGCTGGATGAGCTTGGCGGCTCGGCGCTCTATTTGTTATCGGATCTGTCCGGTGGCGTCACCGGCGAAATTCACTACGTCGATTCCGGCTACAACATTGTCTTGATGCCGCGGCCGGACGAATTGAAGGCGGAATAG